GGGATACGAGGGCCAAGATTATTGACGCCCTGGGTGTGCTGAATAGCAAACGGGAAAGCCGGCCTCGTAAAAAACATGGCAATTTACCTGTTTAGAGAAAAGGGGACATACCTTCTTTGAAGGTATGTCCCCGATATGGAACGGGGACACGCTTTTTTTAGAGGTGTGTCCCTAATTAAGGAAGGGGACACGCCTCTTTTCGGATCTACGCTCACAATGTAGGCTGGTTCAAGGGAGGGATTAGACAATGGGCTCACTGACTGAAGTCAGCTCCAAACCTACAGTTGATCCCAAAACCGTGGCGGCTATCACGGCTGCCCTGGCAGTGGGGGGATATCTAAAACATGGTGGCCGGGTTGTCGGAGTAAAAAAGATTAACGGACAAATGGATTCCTGGAAACGTTCAGGGGTAATAGAAATAATGGCGGGTAGAGATTATAGTCTAGAATAGTGGAAGGCTTACTGCTTAGCGATGGACATATGCTGTTGCTTAAGCAATAACTATTTTCTAAACCAGGGGAGGCGCGTAATGAATGAAAAAATTTAAAGTTGTGGTTAACGGTGAACCATATGAAGTGCAAGTGGAGGAGTTAGCTTCCACACCATCTCTGGTGGTGCATGCCAACCCTGTTGCACAGGCGGCACCGGCACCGGTATCGACACAAGCTAAAGTGGTTGCCCCTAAAGAAGCGGCCAGGCCGCAAGCTGCTCCCGAAAAACCGAAAGCCCAGGCTGTCCAGGGA
This genomic interval from Desulfoscipio sp. XC116 contains the following:
- a CDS encoding biotin/lipoyl-containing protein encodes the protein MKKFKVVVNGEPYEVQVEELASTPSLVVHANPVAQAAPAPVSTQAKVVAPKEAARPQAAPEKPKAQAVQGAGTVTAPMPGNINDVKVAVGDRVNAGDGLLILEAMKMENEITAPIAGTVKEVCVQKGQTVQNGDLLVIIA